From Demequina lutea, a single genomic window includes:
- a CDS encoding DEAD/DEAH box helicase — MPSDNSADANTAVESHHDLTFAELGLGEAVLKALRAAGYETPSAIQAATIPHLLAGRDVVGLAQTGTGKTAAFALPILEHLDRAQKNPQALVLLPTRELALQVCESFEKYAGHSAGVHVLPIYGGQGYGQQLSALRRGVHIVVGTPGRIMDHLEKGTLDLSELKYLVLDEADEMLKMGFAEDVEIILAKTPETKQVALFSATMPQQIRRLSAKYLHDAQEVTVKEKTTTSENLTQRYLVVSYPQKVDALTRILEVENFEGMIVFTRTRNETETLAEKLRARGYAAAAISGDVVQAQRERTIKQLKDGKLDILVATDVAARGLDVDRISHVVNFDIPIDTESYVHRVGRTGRAGRTGDAISFVTPRERRMLTSIERATRQPLTQMFLPSVDDVNATRLARFDDRITMALAQGDRIQAFRDIVGHYVANHDVPEGDVAAALAVVAQGDTPLLLDPAEEARAPQFVREERPLHGVRQDGPKAERYRRDSAGPTATYRIAVGKRHKVEPRQIVGAIANEGGLSRGDFGAIKIHPNFSLVDLPANLPGDVLGKLARTRISGVLIDIKLDGGTSSSYGDGRPPRHDHAPKGDRPRYGDGQGRKPRHS; from the coding sequence ATGCCTTCCGATAATTCCGCCGACGCTAATACGGCCGTCGAGTCCCACCACGACCTCACGTTTGCCGAACTCGGATTGGGTGAAGCAGTTCTCAAGGCCCTTCGCGCGGCCGGATACGAGACGCCATCCGCGATTCAGGCGGCCACGATTCCCCACCTCCTTGCTGGGCGCGACGTCGTCGGCCTCGCGCAGACGGGCACCGGAAAGACCGCCGCCTTTGCGCTCCCGATCCTCGAACACCTCGACCGCGCTCAGAAGAACCCTCAAGCCCTCGTTCTCCTGCCCACTCGCGAGCTGGCCCTGCAGGTGTGCGAGTCATTCGAGAAGTACGCGGGTCACAGCGCGGGCGTACACGTGCTCCCCATCTATGGCGGTCAGGGCTACGGGCAGCAACTGTCGGCGTTGCGCCGCGGCGTCCACATCGTGGTCGGCACACCCGGCCGCATCATGGACCACCTTGAAAAGGGCACCCTGGACCTCTCCGAGTTGAAGTACCTGGTGCTCGACGAGGCCGATGAAATGCTCAAGATGGGCTTCGCCGAGGACGTCGAGATCATCCTCGCCAAAACGCCCGAAACCAAGCAGGTTGCTCTCTTCTCCGCCACGATGCCCCAGCAGATTCGCAGGCTCTCCGCGAAGTACCTCCACGACGCTCAAGAGGTCACCGTCAAGGAGAAGACGACCACCTCGGAGAACCTCACGCAGCGCTACCTCGTGGTCTCTTATCCCCAGAAGGTCGACGCTCTCACCCGCATCCTCGAGGTCGAGAACTTCGAGGGGATGATCGTGTTCACGCGCACCAGAAACGAGACCGAGACGCTCGCCGAGAAGCTCCGTGCCAGGGGCTATGCGGCGGCGGCGATCAGCGGCGACGTGGTGCAGGCCCAGCGTGAGCGCACCATCAAGCAGCTCAAGGATGGCAAACTCGACATTCTGGTCGCGACCGATGTTGCCGCCCGCGGGCTCGACGTCGACCGCATCAGCCACGTCGTGAACTTCGACATCCCCATCGACACGGAGTCATACGTGCACCGCGTCGGCCGCACGGGCCGCGCGGGTCGCACGGGCGATGCCATCAGCTTTGTCACGCCGCGCGAGCGCCGCATGCTCACCTCGATCGAGCGTGCGACGAGGCAGCCGCTGACGCAGATGTTCCTGCCCAGCGTCGACGACGTCAACGCCACCCGCCTCGCACGCTTCGATGATCGCATCACGATGGCGCTCGCTCAGGGCGATCGGATCCAGGCGTTCCGCGACATCGTCGGCCACTACGTGGCAAACCACGACGTTCCCGAGGGCGACGTGGCCGCGGCCCTCGCCGTCGTCGCCCAAGGCGACACTCCCCTGCTGCTCGACCCCGCCGAGGAGGCCCGTGCGCCGCAGTTCGTGCGGGAGGAGCGCCCGCTGCACGGCGTGCGTCAGGATGGTCCCAAGGCTGAGCGCTACCGCCGCGACTCTGCGGGACCGACCGCCACCTACCGCATCGCCGTGGGCAAGCGCCACAAGGTCGAGCCGCGCCAGATCGTCGGCGCCATCGCCAATGAGGGCGGCCTGAGCCGTGGTGACTTCGGAGCGATCAAGATCCACCCCAACTTCTCTCTTGTAGACCTCCCCGCGAACCTGCCGGGCGATGTGCTTGGCAAGCTCGCTCGCACGCGCATCAGCGGCGTGCTCATTGACATCAAGCTCGACGGTGGCACCTCGTCGAGCTATGGGGACGGGCGTCCGCCCCGCCACGACCACGCGCCCAAGGGGGATCGGCCCCGTTATGGGGATGGCCAGGGTCGCAAGCCGCGTCACTCGTAG
- a CDS encoding zinc-dependent alcohol dehydrogenase family protein, which yields MKALVYEGPGKKAWKDVPRPVITSPTDVVVKMIATTICGTDLHILKGDVPEVEVGRILGHEGIGEITEVGEGITQLAVGDRVILSCVSSCGKCANCRQGLYSHCLDPEGIAGIGWILGYMIDGTQAEYVRVPFAENSVYKLPKGMTDAEGILLSDILPTGFEIGVQYGQVKPGDVVAVIGSGPVGLAAVMTARLYGPSKIIAVDLDSARLKRAAGFGATDTVNSGDKDWKKQVLALTDGQGVDVAIEAVGIPLTFTMATEVVRPGGHVANIGVHGKPVELKLNELWIRNIGISMGLVNTNTLGMLLKLVAEHKLPAKKFVTHEFTFDEMLKAYDVFGNAAGNDALKVLIH from the coding sequence ATGAAGGCCCTCGTCTACGAGGGACCCGGCAAGAAGGCCTGGAAAGACGTCCCAAGGCCGGTCATCACCAGCCCCACCGACGTCGTCGTCAAGATGATCGCCACAACCATCTGCGGCACCGACCTCCACATCCTCAAGGGCGACGTGCCCGAGGTTGAGGTGGGCCGGATCCTTGGCCACGAGGGCATCGGAGAGATCACGGAGGTGGGGGAGGGTATCACCCAACTGGCCGTCGGCGACCGCGTGATCCTCTCGTGCGTCAGCTCTTGCGGGAAGTGCGCGAATTGCCGCCAGGGCCTCTACAGCCACTGCCTCGACCCGGAGGGAATCGCCGGCATCGGCTGGATCCTCGGCTACATGATCGACGGGACGCAGGCGGAGTATGTGCGCGTGCCCTTCGCCGAAAACTCCGTGTACAAGTTGCCCAAGGGCATGACCGACGCGGAGGGCATCCTGCTTTCGGACATCCTGCCGACAGGCTTCGAGATCGGCGTGCAATACGGACAGGTGAAGCCGGGTGACGTGGTCGCTGTGATCGGCTCGGGGCCTGTTGGTCTCGCGGCCGTCATGACTGCGCGGCTATACGGACCTTCGAAGATCATCGCGGTGGACCTCGATTCTGCCCGGCTCAAGCGCGCGGCGGGCTTCGGAGCGACGGACACCGTCAACTCCGGAGACAAGGACTGGAAGAAGCAGGTCCTTGCGCTGACCGACGGCCAGGGCGTGGATGTCGCAATCGAGGCCGTGGGAATTCCGCTGACGTTCACCATGGCGACAGAAGTTGTGCGCCCCGGAGGTCACGTCGCCAACATCGGCGTGCACGGCAAGCCCGTGGAACTGAAACTCAACGAACTCTGGATCCGCAACATCGGCATCTCGATGGGGCTCGTCAACACGAACACCCTGGGCATGCTGCTCAAGCTCGTCGCCGAGCACAAGCTCCCGGCCAAGAAGTTCGTTACCCACGAGTTCACGTTCGACGAGATGCTTAAGGCGTACGACGTCTTCGGCAACGCGGCAGGGAACGACGCGCTCAAGGTGCTCATTCACTAG
- a CDS encoding ABC transporter permease → MMRRHALREVVGFEVRRTLSKKRFWLATLLVPGLLVVIFAISFLSGTSSNAATQAQSSSRFTFEYVDESNLIDPALAKAAEGTVVSSADQGLADVKSGSVTAFFVYPKDPSKQPIEVYGVNDGVFGNGKYSTAAINLLKASATQKIGSPELSAIVQGAATTHSTTFENGRVAGGIESVIPPMLYLVLLYIVIILMGNQMLSATVEEKENRVTEMILTTIRAKTLLVGKVVSLFVIGFVQMVAFAIPVGIAYMAFRDKLSIPNVDLSTLQFQAGPMIIGALLLVGSFALFTATLVAIGAAMPTVKDAAPFFAGMVITLFLPIYAVSLIVTSPQAPIVQAFTFFPYTAPVTALVRNALGSLPLWVAIIDIVVLYGLSAVVLQIAVRIFKYGSIEYGKKVSLKGALALRENR, encoded by the coding sequence ATGATGCGCAGGCATGCTCTCCGCGAGGTCGTTGGCTTTGAGGTGCGACGAACGCTTTCCAAGAAGCGGTTCTGGCTCGCCACTCTGCTCGTTCCCGGGCTCTTGGTGGTCATCTTCGCCATCTCGTTCCTCTCGGGGACTTCCTCCAACGCCGCGACTCAAGCGCAATCGAGTTCGCGCTTCACGTTCGAGTACGTCGACGAGTCAAACCTCATCGATCCGGCTTTGGCGAAGGCGGCCGAGGGCACAGTCGTCAGCAGTGCCGACCAGGGCCTGGCGGATGTGAAGTCGGGCTCGGTGACCGCGTTCTTCGTGTACCCGAAGGACCCCAGCAAGCAGCCCATTGAGGTCTATGGCGTCAATGACGGCGTCTTCGGAAACGGCAAGTATTCGACAGCGGCCATCAACCTTCTGAAGGCCAGCGCAACCCAAAAGATCGGCTCACCGGAATTGAGTGCGATTGTTCAGGGCGCCGCAACGACCCACAGCACGACGTTCGAGAACGGTCGCGTCGCAGGGGGGATCGAGTCGGTGATTCCGCCGATGCTCTACCTGGTCTTGCTGTACATCGTGATCATCCTGATGGGCAATCAGATGCTGTCGGCAACCGTCGAGGAGAAGGAGAACAGGGTCACGGAAATGATCCTCACCACGATCAGGGCAAAGACCCTCCTCGTCGGCAAGGTGGTCTCGCTCTTCGTCATCGGCTTCGTGCAGATGGTCGCTTTCGCAATCCCTGTGGGAATTGCTTACATGGCCTTCCGAGACAAGCTGAGCATCCCCAACGTCGACCTGTCGACACTTCAATTTCAGGCGGGCCCGATGATCATCGGGGCGCTGCTCCTCGTGGGCAGCTTTGCCCTCTTCACCGCGACGCTTGTGGCCATCGGTGCGGCGATGCCGACGGTCAAGGACGCGGCCCCGTTCTTCGCCGGCATGGTGATTACGCTCTTCCTTCCCATCTATGCGGTGTCCCTTATCGTGACGTCGCCACAGGCACCAATCGTGCAGGCGTTCACGTTCTTCCCGTATACCGCACCGGTCACCGCCCTGGTACGCAACGCATTGGGCTCCCTGCCGCTATGGGTCGCGATCATCGACATCGTGGTGCTTTACGGGCTCTCCGCGGTCGTACTACAGATCGCCGTGCGGATCTTCAAGTACGGCTCCATCGAATACGGCAAGAAGGTCTCCCTCAAGGGCGCGCTGGCGCTGCGCGAGAACCGCTAG
- a CDS encoding aldo/keto reductase has translation MDKRVLGNGLPGGGLEVSAIGFGCMGMSMAYGPGPDRADNIKLLRDAVELGVTLFDTAELYGPFHNEVLVGEALRPVRDQVVIATKFAFDITPDGKNHGPNSQPEHVKRVADECLARLGIDAIDLFYQHRVDPNVPIEDTAGAVKDLIEAGKVRHFGMSEASAATIRRAHAVHPVTAVQGEYSLWERGPEGAVLTTLEELGIGFVAYSPLGRGFLTGKIAVDTEFAAGDFRNSVPRFAAESRSVNMALVELMADIATRKGTTTAQIALAWLLARKPWIVPIPGTRHLDRLTENLGAADLVLTPDDLAEIAAASDAVTIQGARYPEAAMKSLGL, from the coding sequence ATGGACAAGCGAGTTTTGGGCAATGGCCTGCCGGGCGGCGGCCTCGAGGTCTCTGCCATCGGGTTTGGCTGCATGGGCATGAGCATGGCTTACGGTCCGGGTCCGGACCGTGCCGACAACATCAAGCTGTTGCGGGACGCGGTCGAACTTGGCGTCACCCTGTTCGACACCGCCGAGCTCTATGGCCCCTTTCACAACGAGGTGCTCGTGGGGGAGGCGCTTCGTCCAGTGCGAGACCAGGTCGTCATCGCCACGAAGTTCGCCTTTGACATCACGCCCGACGGCAAGAACCACGGCCCTAACAGTCAGCCCGAGCACGTAAAGAGGGTAGCCGACGAGTGCCTGGCGCGCCTCGGCATCGACGCGATCGATCTGTTCTACCAGCATCGCGTCGATCCGAACGTCCCCATCGAGGACACCGCGGGGGCCGTCAAGGATCTCATCGAGGCAGGCAAGGTGCGCCACTTCGGGATGTCCGAGGCCAGCGCGGCGACGATCCGCCGCGCGCACGCGGTCCATCCCGTGACGGCCGTGCAGGGCGAGTACTCGCTGTGGGAACGTGGCCCTGAGGGCGCGGTACTGACAACACTGGAAGAGCTGGGCATCGGCTTTGTCGCCTACAGCCCACTCGGGCGGGGCTTCCTTACGGGGAAGATTGCGGTGGACACGGAGTTCGCCGCAGGCGACTTCCGCAACAGCGTCCCTCGCTTTGCCGCCGAAAGCCGCTCCGTCAATATGGCTCTCGTGGAGCTCATGGCCGACATCGCGACCAGAAAGGGCACGACGACCGCCCAGATCGCGCTCGCCTGGCTGCTCGCGCGGAAGCCGTGGATTGTGCCGATCCCAGGGACCCGCCACCTGGACCGGCTGACCGAGAACCTGGGGGCGGCCGACCTAGTGCTCACGCCCGACGACCTTGCGGAGATTGCGGCCGCCTCCGACGCGGTGACCATCCAAGGCGCGCGCTACCCCGAAGCCGCGATGAAGTCGCTGGGGTTGTAG